The following are encoded together in the Streptomyces tsukubensis genome:
- the gltX gene encoding glutamate--tRNA ligase, translated as MANDGSVRVRFCPSPTGNPHVGLVRTALFNWAFARHNKGSLVFRIEDTDAARDSEESYGMLLDSMRWLGLDWDEGPEIGGPYAPYRQSQRMDIYRDVVGKLQDAGHAYRCYCTTEELDARREAARAEGRPSGYDGHCRDLTEEQIAAYEAEGRTFIIRFRMPDETITFDDLVRGELTFTPENVPDYGIVRANGAPLYTLVNPVDDALMEITHVLRGEDLLSSTPRQIALHKALNELGIAKTVPAFGHLPYVMGEGNKKLSKRDPQASLNLYRERGFLPEGLLNYLSLLGWSFSADQDIFSVEDLVAAFDIKDVNANPARFDLKKAEAINADHIRMLSVERFTAACEPWLKAPFAPWAPEAFDPKAFAELAPLAQTRVTVLSDITANVDFLFLDRPVEDEASWTKAMKGDPVALLTTARAGLAEAEWDAESLKAAVLAAGETHGLKLGKAQAPVRVAVTGRTVGLPLFESLEVLGRERTLARVDAALAKLAAQQA; from the coding sequence GTGGCTAACGACGGCTCCGTCCGCGTACGTTTCTGTCCCTCCCCGACCGGCAATCCCCACGTGGGCCTGGTCAGGACCGCCCTCTTCAACTGGGCCTTCGCCCGGCACAACAAGGGCAGCCTGGTCTTCCGCATCGAGGACACCGACGCGGCCCGCGACTCCGAGGAGTCGTACGGCATGCTGCTGGACTCCATGCGCTGGCTCGGCCTCGACTGGGACGAGGGCCCGGAGATCGGCGGCCCGTACGCGCCATACCGTCAGTCGCAGCGGATGGACATCTACCGCGACGTCGTGGGCAAGCTCCAGGACGCGGGCCACGCCTACCGCTGCTACTGCACCACCGAGGAGCTGGACGCCCGCCGTGAGGCCGCCCGCGCCGAGGGGCGCCCCTCCGGCTACGACGGCCACTGCCGCGACCTCACCGAGGAGCAGATCGCCGCGTACGAGGCGGAGGGCAGGACCTTCATCATCCGCTTCCGGATGCCCGACGAGACGATCACCTTCGACGACCTGGTCCGTGGCGAGCTGACCTTCACCCCGGAGAACGTCCCCGACTACGGGATCGTCCGCGCCAACGGCGCCCCGCTCTACACGCTGGTCAACCCGGTGGACGACGCGCTGATGGAGATCACCCACGTCCTGCGCGGCGAGGACCTGCTCTCCTCCACCCCTCGCCAGATCGCGCTGCACAAGGCGCTGAACGAGCTGGGCATCGCCAAGACGGTCCCGGCGTTCGGGCACCTTCCCTACGTCATGGGCGAGGGCAACAAGAAGCTCTCCAAGCGTGACCCGCAGGCCTCCCTCAACCTCTACAGGGAGCGTGGCTTCCTCCCCGAGGGGCTGCTGAACTACCTCTCCCTGCTCGGCTGGTCCTTCTCCGCCGACCAGGACATCTTCTCCGTCGAGGACCTGGTCGCCGCGTTCGACATCAAGGACGTCAACGCCAACCCGGCACGCTTCGACCTCAAGAAGGCCGAGGCGATCAACGCCGACCACATCAGGATGCTCTCCGTGGAGCGGTTCACGGCGGCCTGCGAACCCTGGCTCAAGGCTCCCTTCGCCCCGTGGGCCCCCGAGGCGTTCGACCCGAAGGCCTTCGCCGAGCTGGCTCCGCTGGCCCAGACCCGGGTCACGGTCCTCTCGGACATCACCGCCAACGTGGACTTCCTCTTCCTGGACCGGCCCGTTGAGGACGAGGCCTCCTGGACCAAGGCGATGAAGGGCGACCCGGTGGCCCTGCTCACCACCGCGCGTGCGGGCCTCGCGGAGGCCGAGTGGGACGCGGAGTCCCTGAAGGCGGCCGTACTCGCGGCCGGCGAGACCCACGGTCTCAAGCTCGGCAAGGCCCAGGCCCCGGTCCGCGTCGCCGTCACGGGCCGCACCGTGGGCCTGCCGCTCTTCGAGTCCCTTGAGGTCCTGGGACGCGAGCGCACTCTGGCGCGGGTGGACGCGGCCCTCGCCAAGCTGGCCGCACAGCAGGCGTAG
- a CDS encoding HAD family hydrolase: MPIKAVVWDIDDTIFDYAGADTAGLRAHLVAEGTLGRYGDAERALAIWKEITDRHWARFGAGGIDFVDQRRDRVRDFVGDRLGDAEADAWFERYFAHYQGAWRLFPDAVPALDALADGFRHAVLSNSSLAPQRRKLRALGVLGRFETVLCAAELGVSKPAAEAFLAVCDALALSPAEVAYVGDQPETDARGARDAGLTGIWLDRGSSEVAAPAGVRRIATLAELPGVLDGNTRFGAPSTFG, encoded by the coding sequence ATGCCGATCAAAGCCGTTGTCTGGGACATCGACGACACGATCTTCGACTACGCGGGAGCCGACACGGCCGGTCTCAGGGCCCACCTGGTGGCCGAGGGCACACTCGGCCGCTACGGCGACGCGGAGCGGGCACTCGCGATCTGGAAAGAGATCACCGACAGGCACTGGGCGCGCTTCGGCGCCGGCGGCATCGACTTCGTCGACCAGCGCAGGGACCGGGTACGGGATTTCGTGGGGGACCGGCTCGGCGACGCGGAGGCCGACGCGTGGTTCGAGCGGTACTTCGCCCACTACCAGGGGGCGTGGCGGCTGTTCCCCGACGCCGTGCCCGCCCTGGACGCCCTGGCGGACGGATTCCGGCACGCGGTGCTCTCCAACTCCTCGCTCGCGCCGCAGCGGCGCAAGCTCCGCGCCCTCGGGGTGCTCGGCCGGTTCGAGACGGTGCTGTGCGCCGCCGAACTCGGGGTCTCCAAACCGGCGGCGGAGGCGTTCCTCGCGGTCTGCGACGCCCTCGCGCTCTCCCCCGCCGAGGTGGCGTACGTGGGGGACCAGCCGGAGACCGACGCACGCGGCGCACGGGACGCGGGTCTGACCGGCATCTGGCTGGACCGGGGAAGTTCCGAGGTGGCGGCGCCCGCGGGGGTCCGCCGGATCGCGACCCTCGCCGAGCTACCTGGGGTGCTGGACGGCAATACCCGTTTTGGAGCGCCGTCCACCTTCGGGTAA
- the cofC gene encoding 2-phospho-L-lactate guanylyltransferase gives MRTYADPDAAPLWTLVVPLKPLAHAKSRLADAVREGARPLLALAFAQDTVAAALACAEVRDVVVVTDDAEAGRALAGLGAAVVADLPAAGLNAALAHGAREARARRPWAPVAALNADLPALRPTELGRVLTAASAFPRAFLRDAAEIGTTFLSARAGIELRPAFGGPSRARHTASGAAELFLDDVDSVRQDVDTGADLRAALALGTGPRTSELAGAALR, from the coding sequence GTGCGCACCTATGCCGACCCGGACGCCGCCCCCTTGTGGACGCTCGTTGTCCCCTTGAAGCCCTTGGCACACGCGAAGAGCAGGCTCGCCGACGCCGTACGCGAAGGAGCCCGCCCGCTGCTCGCGCTGGCGTTCGCACAGGACACCGTGGCAGCGGCGCTGGCCTGCGCGGAAGTACGGGATGTGGTGGTCGTCACGGACGACGCGGAGGCGGGTCGGGCGCTGGCGGGGCTGGGAGCGGCCGTCGTCGCCGACCTCCCGGCGGCCGGTCTCAACGCCGCGCTCGCGCACGGGGCGCGGGAAGCGCGGGCCCGGCGTCCCTGGGCACCGGTAGCCGCTCTCAACGCGGATCTGCCCGCGCTGCGGCCCACGGAATTGGGGCGGGTACTCACTGCGGCCTCCGCATTTCCCCGTGCTTTCCTCCGCGATGCGGCGGAAATCGGGACAACCTTTCTCTCCGCGCGTGCCGGTATCGAATTGCGGCCCGCCTTCGGTGGCCCCTCGCGAGCCCGTCATACGGCTTCGGGCGCTGCCGAACTGTTTCTCGACGACGTCGATTCGGTCCGCCAGGACGTGGATACCGGGGCGGATCTGCGCGCGGCGCTCGCCCTGGGCACCGGTCCGCGCACCTCCGAGCTGGCCGGCGCGGCCCTGAGGTGA
- a CDS encoding D-alanine--D-alanine ligase family protein yields the protein MSSHNSSQSPVPSSSGEPARKPRVAVVFGGRSAEHGISVVTAGAVLRAIDRTKYDVLPIGITTDGRWALTADEPERMAITGRTVPTVEQIADSAEGTVVLPVDPGSREVVYSEPGSVPKALGEVDVVFPVLHGPYGEDGTLQGLLELSGVPYVGAGVLASAVGQDKEYMKRVFISFGLPVGPYEVIRPREWTNDPAAARKKIVDFAGEHGWPLFVKPARGGSSMGITKIDDLSGLDAAIEEARRHDPKILVESLLRGREIECGVLEFEDGPRASVPAEIPPVTAHDYYDFEAKYIDSTPGLVPAPLTPEETAEVQRLAVEAFDAASCEGLVRADFFLTEGGGFVINEINTMPGFTPISMYPQMWEKSGVSYPELIDRLVQAALNRPTGLR from the coding sequence ATGAGCAGCCACAACTCCTCCCAGAGCCCGGTCCCCTCCTCCTCAGGGGAACCGGCGCGCAAGCCGCGCGTGGCCGTCGTCTTCGGCGGACGCAGCGCGGAGCACGGCATCTCCGTGGTCACGGCCGGCGCCGTACTGCGCGCCATCGACCGTACGAAGTACGACGTCCTGCCCATCGGCATCACGACGGACGGCCGCTGGGCGCTCACCGCGGACGAGCCGGAACGGATGGCGATCACCGGCCGCACGGTGCCCACCGTCGAGCAGATCGCCGACTCGGCCGAGGGCACCGTCGTGCTCCCCGTCGATCCCGGCAGCCGTGAGGTCGTCTACAGCGAACCCGGGTCCGTACCCAAGGCGCTCGGCGAGGTCGATGTCGTCTTCCCCGTGCTGCACGGCCCGTACGGCGAGGACGGCACGCTCCAAGGGCTGCTCGAACTGTCCGGCGTGCCCTACGTGGGCGCCGGTGTGCTCGCCTCCGCCGTCGGCCAGGACAAGGAGTACATGAAGCGGGTGTTCATCTCCTTCGGCCTGCCCGTCGGGCCGTACGAGGTGATCAGGCCCCGCGAGTGGACGAACGACCCCGCCGCGGCGCGTAAGAAGATCGTCGACTTCGCCGGTGAGCACGGCTGGCCGCTCTTCGTGAAGCCGGCCAGGGGCGGCTCCTCGATGGGCATCACCAAGATCGACGATCTCTCGGGACTCGACGCGGCGATCGAGGAGGCGCGGCGGCACGACCCGAAGATCCTCGTCGAGTCTCTCCTGCGGGGCCGCGAGATCGAGTGCGGCGTGCTGGAGTTCGAGGACGGGCCGCGCGCCAGTGTCCCCGCCGAGATCCCCCCGGTCACCGCACACGACTACTACGACTTCGAGGCGAAGTACATCGACTCGACGCCCGGCCTCGTGCCCGCGCCCCTGACACCGGAGGAGACCGCCGAGGTCCAGCGACTGGCGGTCGAGGCTTTCGACGCGGCGTCCTGCGAGGGGCTCGTACGCGCGGACTTCTTCCTCACCGAGGGCGGCGGGTTCGTCATCAACGAGATCAACACCATGCCGGGGTTCACGCCCATCTCCATGTACCCGCAGATGTGGGAGAAGAGCGGCGTCAGCTATCCCGAGCTGATCGACCGGCTGGTCCAGGCGGCGCTGAACCGCCCCACAGGACTGCGCTGA
- the leuC gene encoding 3-isopropylmalate dehydratase large subunit translates to MGRTLAEKVWDDHVVRRAEGEPDLLFIDLHLLHEVTSPQAFDGLRQNGRPVRRRDLTIATEDHNTPTLDIDKPIADPVSRAQLETLRKNCAEFGVRLHPLGDVEQGVVHVVGPQLGLTQPGTTVVCGDSHTSTHGAFGALAFGIGTSQVEHVLATQTLPMARPMTMAITVEGELGDDVTAKDLILAIIAKIGTGGGQGYILEYRGSAIEKLSMEARMTVCNMSIEAGARAGMVAPDATTFEYLKGRDHAPQDEDWDAAVAYWKTLRTDDDAVFDAEVFIDAAELAPFVTWGTNPGQGAPLSANVPDPASYEDASARFAAEKALEYMGLTAGQPLRDIAVDTVFVGSCTNGRIEDLRAAAAVMDGRKVADDVRMLVVPGSVRVALQAVEEGLDKVFTAAGAEWRHAGCSMCLGMNPDQLAPGERSASTSNRNFEGRQGKGGRTHLVSPQVAAATAVLGHLASPVDLSDAAAVTPAGV, encoded by the coding sequence ATGGGTAGGACACTCGCGGAGAAGGTCTGGGACGACCATGTCGTCAGGCGCGCCGAGGGCGAGCCCGACCTCCTCTTCATCGATCTGCACCTGCTGCACGAGGTGACCAGCCCGCAGGCCTTCGACGGTCTGCGGCAGAACGGGCGTCCGGTGCGCCGGCGCGACCTCACCATCGCGACCGAGGACCACAACACCCCGACCCTCGACATCGACAAGCCCATCGCTGACCCCGTCTCCCGCGCGCAGCTGGAGACGTTGCGCAAGAACTGCGCGGAGTTCGGCGTACGGCTGCACCCCCTCGGCGACGTCGAGCAGGGAGTCGTGCACGTGGTGGGCCCGCAACTCGGACTGACCCAGCCCGGCACCACCGTGGTCTGCGGCGACTCGCACACCTCCACCCACGGCGCCTTCGGCGCGCTGGCCTTCGGCATCGGCACCTCACAGGTCGAGCACGTGCTGGCCACCCAGACCCTGCCCATGGCCCGCCCGATGACCATGGCGATCACGGTCGAGGGCGAACTCGGCGACGACGTCACCGCCAAGGACCTGATCCTGGCCATCATCGCCAAGATCGGTACCGGCGGCGGCCAGGGCTACATCCTGGAGTACCGCGGCTCCGCCATCGAGAAGCTCTCGATGGAGGCCAGGATGACCGTCTGCAACATGTCGATCGAGGCCGGCGCGCGTGCGGGCATGGTCGCCCCCGACGCCACCACCTTCGAATACCTCAAGGGTCGCGACCACGCCCCGCAGGACGAGGACTGGGACGCCGCGGTGGCGTACTGGAAGACGCTGCGCACCGACGACGACGCGGTCTTCGACGCCGAGGTCTTCATCGACGCCGCGGAACTCGCGCCGTTCGTCACCTGGGGCACCAACCCCGGCCAGGGCGCCCCGCTCTCCGCGAACGTTCCCGACCCCGCCTCGTACGAGGACGCCTCGGCGCGCTTCGCCGCGGAAAAGGCGCTGGAGTACATGGGCTTGACCGCCGGGCAGCCGCTGCGTGACATCGCCGTCGACACGGTCTTCGTCGGCTCGTGCACCAACGGGCGTATCGAGGACCTGCGCGCCGCCGCCGCCGTCATGGACGGCCGCAAAGTCGCCGACGACGTGCGGATGCTGGTCGTACCCGGCTCCGTTCGGGTCGCGCTCCAGGCCGTCGAGGAGGGGCTGGACAAGGTATTCACCGCGGCGGGCGCCGAATGGCGGCACGCGGGCTGCTCGATGTGTCTGGGCATGAACCCCGACCAGCTCGCGCCCGGCGAGCGTTCCGCCTCCACCTCCAACCGCAACTTCGAGGGCAGGCAGGGCAAGGGCGGCAGGACCCACCTCGTATCGCCCCAGGTGGCCGCGGCCACCGCGGTCCTCGGCCACCTCGCCTCGCCCGTCGACCTGTCCGATGCCGCCGCCGTCACGCCCGCGGGAGTCTGA
- a CDS encoding NAD(P)H-dependent glycerol-3-phosphate dehydrogenase yields MTGTVKAAVFGNGSWGTAFAMVLADAGCEVALWGRRPALADTINSTRTNPDYLPGTRLPDGVTATSDAAAAAAGADFTVLAVPSQTVRANLADWAPLLAPGTVLVSLMKGVELGSAMRMSEVIEDVAKIPAERIAVVTGPNLAAEIAARQPAAAVVACSDEGVAQRLQAACHTPYFRPYTNTDVIGCELGGAVKNVIGLAVGIADGMGLGDNTKGSLITRGLAETTRLGLAMGADPMTFSGLAGLGDLVATCSSPLSRNHTFGTNLGRGMTLEETIAVTKQTAEGVKSCESVLELGRRHGVDMPLTETVVGIVHEGKAPLVALRELMARSAKPERI; encoded by the coding sequence GTGACAGGCACCGTGAAAGCCGCCGTCTTCGGCAATGGTTCCTGGGGCACCGCGTTCGCCATGGTGCTCGCGGATGCCGGCTGCGAGGTGGCCCTGTGGGGCCGCCGCCCCGCGCTGGCCGACACCATCAACTCCACCCGGACCAACCCGGACTATCTGCCGGGCACCCGGCTCCCCGACGGGGTGACGGCCACCTCCGACGCCGCCGCCGCGGCCGCGGGCGCCGACTTCACCGTCCTGGCCGTGCCGTCCCAGACCGTGCGCGCCAACCTCGCCGACTGGGCGCCCCTGCTGGCGCCCGGGACCGTGCTCGTCTCCCTGATGAAGGGGGTCGAACTCGGCTCCGCGATGCGGATGAGCGAGGTCATCGAGGACGTCGCGAAGATCCCCGCCGAGCGGATCGCGGTCGTCACAGGGCCCAACCTCGCAGCGGAGATCGCCGCGAGGCAGCCCGCCGCGGCCGTCGTCGCCTGTTCCGACGAAGGCGTCGCCCAGCGGCTCCAGGCCGCCTGTCACACCCCGTACTTCCGGCCGTACACCAACACCGATGTCATCGGCTGTGAACTCGGCGGCGCCGTCAAGAACGTGATCGGGCTCGCCGTGGGCATCGCCGACGGCATGGGGCTCGGCGACAACACCAAGGGCTCCCTCATCACCCGCGGACTGGCGGAGACGACCAGGCTCGGACTGGCCATGGGCGCCGACCCGATGACGTTCTCCGGGCTCGCAGGACTGGGGGACCTCGTCGCCACCTGTTCCTCGCCGCTCTCCCGCAACCACACCTTCGGTACCAACCTCGGCCGCGGCATGACCCTCGAAGAGACCATCGCGGTCACCAAGCAGACGGCAGAGGGCGTCAAGTCCTGCGAGTCCGTGCTGGAACTCGGCCGTAGGCACGGGGTCGACATGCCGCTCACCGAGACCGTCGTGGGCATCGTCCACGAGGGCAAGGCGCCCTTGGTCGCGCTGCGTGAACTGATGGCGCGCAGCGCCAAACCCGAGCGGATCTGA
- a CDS encoding SCO5555 family protein, with amino-acid sequence MDRDNQLVLYGVVADRLKEAHARVRTLQVPEGVRMALTRKLLVITAAAKHDLAGAATRLDGLMKDLDEGRFPEDS; translated from the coding sequence ATGGACCGCGACAACCAACTCGTGCTTTACGGCGTCGTCGCGGACCGACTGAAGGAAGCACACGCAAGGGTGCGCACACTGCAAGTCCCGGAGGGCGTACGGATGGCGCTGACCCGGAAGCTGCTGGTCATTACGGCCGCGGCCAAACACGATCTCGCCGGGGCGGCGACACGCCTGGACGGATTGATGAAGGACCTCGATGAGGGGCGATTCCCCGAAGACAGTTGA
- a CDS encoding DUF3515 domain-containing protein, with the protein MNIFRHRLAGLPALVILATAVGCSATDGAAKAAVPSPDAKVTGVCRKLDKKLPEKVSGLERKDPDPQSALTAGWGDPAIILRCGVPRPGEMDDPEADGVDVNGVGWLLQKRDDDSFRLTTTLRTAYVEVTLPKERTDGGLGPLTDLAEPISRTIPKGVAG; encoded by the coding sequence GTGAACATTTTCCGCCACCGGCTCGCCGGTCTGCCCGCCCTCGTGATCCTGGCCACCGCAGTGGGCTGCTCCGCAACGGACGGGGCGGCGAAGGCGGCGGTTCCCTCGCCTGACGCCAAGGTCACCGGGGTGTGCCGGAAGCTGGACAAAAAGCTCCCGGAGAAAGTGAGCGGGCTCGAACGGAAGGATCCCGATCCACAGTCGGCACTTACCGCTGGTTGGGGCGACCCGGCGATCATACTGCGCTGCGGTGTGCCGCGGCCCGGCGAGATGGACGACCCCGAGGCCGACGGGGTCGACGTCAACGGCGTGGGCTGGCTGCTCCAGAAACGCGACGACGATTCGTTCCGCCTCACTACGACGCTGCGCACCGCCTACGTGGAGGTGACGCTGCCGAAGGAACGTACGGACGGAGGGCTCGGCCCGCTCACCGACCTGGCCGAGCCCATTTCCCGCACGATCCCCAAGGGCGTCGCCGGCTGA
- the leuD gene encoding 3-isopropylmalate dehydratase small subunit, translating into MEAFTTHTGRAVPLRRSNVDTDQIIPAHWLKKVTRDGFEDGLFEAWRKDPSFVLNQERHAGATVLVAGPDFGTGSSREHAVWALQNYGFKTVVSARFADIFRGNSLKNGLLTVVLDQKVVDALWDLIESDPQAEVTVDLQDRQVRAEGITADFELDENARWRLLNGLDDISITLSEEESIVAYEATRPSFKPSTMTV; encoded by the coding sequence ATGGAAGCCTTCACCACGCACACCGGCCGCGCCGTACCGCTGCGCCGCAGCAACGTCGACACCGACCAGATCATCCCGGCGCACTGGCTCAAGAAGGTCACCCGCGACGGTTTCGAGGACGGCCTCTTCGAGGCATGGCGCAAGGACCCGTCCTTCGTCCTGAACCAGGAGCGCCACGCGGGCGCCACCGTGCTGGTCGCGGGCCCCGACTTCGGCACAGGGTCCTCCCGTGAGCACGCGGTCTGGGCGCTCCAGAACTACGGCTTCAAGACGGTCGTCTCGGCACGGTTCGCCGACATCTTCCGGGGCAACTCGCTGAAGAACGGCCTGCTCACCGTGGTGCTCGACCAGAAGGTCGTGGACGCGCTGTGGGACCTGATCGAGTCGGACCCGCAGGCCGAGGTCACCGTCGACCTCCAGGACCGCCAGGTCAGGGCGGAGGGCATCACCGCCGACTTCGAACTCGACGAGAACGCCCGCTGGCGGCTGCTGAACGGCCTGGACGACATCAGCATCACGCTCAGCGAGGAGGAGTCGATCGTGGCCTACGAGGCCACCCGACCCTCCTTCAAGCCCAGCACCATGACGGTCTGA
- a CDS encoding HU family DNA-binding protein, whose protein sequence is MNKAQLVEAIADKVGGRQNAADAVDAVLDAIVRATVAGDRVSVTGFGSFEKVDRPARYARNPQTGERVRVKKTSVPRFRAGQGFKDLVSGTKKLPKNDVAVKKAPKGSLTGGTKTTAKAATKKATAKKATAAKKATTAKKATPAKKSAAKTTATAKKATPAKKSAAKTTATAKKSAPAKKASATAKKTAAKNTAPAKKTTAKKAPAKKSTARTTTAKKATARKK, encoded by the coding sequence GTGAACAAGGCGCAGCTCGTAGAAGCGATTGCCGACAAGGTCGGCGGCCGGCAGAACGCCGCCGACGCGGTTGACGCGGTACTGGACGCGATCGTCCGTGCGACCGTCGCCGGTGACCGGGTTTCGGTCACCGGATTCGGCTCGTTCGAGAAGGTCGACCGCCCGGCCCGCTACGCCCGCAATCCCCAGACCGGGGAGCGCGTCCGCGTGAAGAAGACCTCGGTGCCCCGTTTCCGTGCGGGTCAGGGCTTCAAGGACCTGGTGAGCGGCACGAAGAAGCTCCCGAAGAACGATGTCGCCGTAAAGAAGGCCCCCAAGGGAAGCCTTACGGGCGGCACCAAGACCACCGCCAAGGCGGCGACCAAGAAGGCCACGGCCAAGAAGGCGACGGCGGCGAAGAAGGCCACCACCGCGAAGAAGGCCACACCGGCGAAGAAGTCGGCCGCGAAGACCACGGCGACGGCCAAGAAGGCCACACCGGCGAAGAAGTCGGCCGCGAAGACCACGGCGACCGCCAAGAAGTCGGCCCCCGCGAAGAAGGCGAGCGCCACGGCGAAGAAGACGGCGGCGAAGAACACCGCGCCGGCCAAGAAGACCACCGCCAAGAAGGCGCCGGCCAAGAAGAGCACCGCGCGCACCACCACGGCGAAGAAGGCGACCGCCCGCAAGAAGTAA
- a CDS encoding fumarylacetoacetate hydrolase family protein: MRIARFSIDGNVAFGAVEGEGPDSLVLDIIKGIPFAEFELSGTKVPLNKVRLLPPVLPNKVVAIGRNYAEHAAELGNEVPEFPVTFFKPSTSVIGSGDEIVYPAFSSDVQYEAELAVVIGRMCREVPRERAKDVILGYTCANDVTARDVQKREKQWARAKGFDTSCPLGPWIETDVDPADLTIQCTVNGEQRQLGRTSDMIRSVEELIVHITEAMTLLPGDVILTGTPSGVGPLADGDEVAVSIEGIGTLANKVIKRG; encoded by the coding sequence GTGCGCATCGCCAGATTCTCCATCGACGGCAATGTCGCGTTCGGAGCCGTCGAGGGTGAAGGCCCCGACAGTCTCGTCCTCGACATCATCAAGGGCATCCCGTTCGCGGAGTTCGAACTCTCCGGTACGAAGGTCCCGCTGAACAAGGTCCGGCTGCTGCCGCCCGTACTCCCCAACAAGGTCGTGGCCATCGGCCGCAACTACGCGGAGCACGCGGCGGAGCTCGGCAACGAGGTGCCCGAGTTCCCCGTCACCTTCTTCAAGCCCTCGACCTCCGTGATCGGGTCGGGCGACGAGATCGTGTACCCCGCCTTCTCCAGCGACGTCCAGTACGAGGCGGAACTGGCCGTGGTCATCGGCAGGATGTGCCGCGAGGTCCCGCGCGAACGGGCCAAGGACGTCATCCTCGGCTACACCTGCGCCAACGACGTGACCGCGCGCGACGTCCAGAAGCGCGAGAAGCAGTGGGCCAGGGCGAAGGGGTTCGACACCTCCTGCCCGCTCGGCCCCTGGATCGAGACGGACGTCGACCCCGCCGACCTCACCATTCAGTGCACGGTCAACGGCGAGCAGCGCCAGCTCGGGCGCACCAGCGACATGATCCGCTCCGTCGAGGAACTGATCGTCCACATCACCGAGGCCATGACGCTGCTCCCGGGTGACGTCATCCTCACGGGCACCCCCTCGGGGGTGGGCCCGCTCGCCGACGGCGACGAGGTCGCCGTCAGCATCGAAGGTATCGGCACTCTCGCCAACAAGGTGATCAAGCGTGGCTAA
- a CDS encoding Lrp/AsnC family transcriptional regulator, translating into MVQAYILIQTEVGKSMAVAALVRDIPGVIQAQDVTGPYDVIARAEADSVDTLGRIVVAKIQQVDGITRTLTCPVVHL; encoded by the coding sequence GTGGTACAGGCGTACATCCTGATCCAGACAGAGGTCGGCAAATCGATGGCCGTCGCCGCACTGGTCAGAGACATACCGGGAGTCATCCAGGCCCAGGACGTGACCGGCCCCTACGACGTGATCGCGCGCGCCGAGGCGGACTCGGTCGACACTCTCGGCCGCATAGTGGTCGCGAAGATCCAGCAAGTGGACGGCATCACCCGCACCCTGACCTGCCCCGTCGTCCATCTGTAG
- the ndgR gene encoding IclR family transcriptional regulator NdgR yields MDNSSGVGVLDKAALVLSALESGPATLAGLVAATGLARPTAHRLAVALEHHRMVARDMQGRFILGPRLAELAAAAGEDRLLATAGPVLTHLRDVTGESAQLYRRQGDMRICVAAAERLSGLRDTVPVGSTLTMKAGSSAQILMAWEEPERLHRGLQGARFTATALSGVRRRGWSQSIGEREPGVASVSAPVRGPSNRVVAAVSVSGPVERLTRHPGRMHAQAIIDAAGRLSEALRRTS; encoded by the coding sequence ATGGACAACTCTAGCGGCGTCGGCGTTCTCGACAAGGCAGCTCTGGTATTGAGCGCCCTGGAGTCCGGTCCGGCCACCCTCGCCGGGCTGGTCGCGGCGACCGGGCTCGCCAGGCCCACGGCTCACCGGCTGGCCGTGGCTCTGGAACACCACCGCATGGTGGCGAGGGACATGCAGGGCCGGTTCATCCTCGGCCCGCGGCTCGCGGAACTGGCCGCGGCCGCCGGCGAGGACCGGCTCCTCGCGACGGCGGGACCGGTACTCACCCATCTCCGGGACGTGACGGGCGAGAGCGCTCAGCTCTACCGTCGCCAGGGAGACATGCGTATCTGTGTGGCCGCGGCCGAGCGGCTCTCCGGGCTGCGCGACACGGTGCCCGTCGGGTCGACACTCACCATGAAGGCCGGTTCCTCCGCGCAGATCCTGATGGCGTGGGAGGAGCCCGAGCGGCTGCACCGCGGACTTCAGGGAGCGCGGTTCACCGCGACCGCGCTCTCCGGCGTACGGCGCAGGGGCTGGTCCCAGTCGATCGGGGAGCGGGAGCCCGGCGTGGCCTCGGTCTCCGCCCCGGTGCGCGGCCCCTCCAACCGGGTCGTCGCGGCCGTCTCGGTCTCCGGTCCCGTCGAGCGGCTGACGCGCCATCCAGGACGGATGCACGCACAGGCCATCATCGACGCGGCGGGCCGCCTCTCGGAGGCGCTGCGCCGCACGAGTTGA